From Tripterygium wilfordii isolate XIE 37 chromosome 13, ASM1340144v1, whole genome shotgun sequence, the proteins below share one genomic window:
- the LOC120011911 gene encoding uncharacterized protein LOC120011911 has translation MVCDEDLRQATMSREELPSGGAMVARKGGSGSYRSPSTRSQNFSKPNTTPKASMTKEVLKPSVPIKGGDRECSYCGKNHTVDKCWKLHGRPEWADELIAKKGGARVSLVTTTTPANEEEVVPGPSNSGGDGAWF, from the exons ATGGTCTGTGATGAAGATCTTCGTCAAGCTACTATGTCGAGAGAAGAATTGCCTAGTGGGGGTGCTATGGTTGCACGTAAGGGGGGTTCAGGGTCATATCGATCTCCATCCACACGGTCCCAAAATTTTTCCAAGCCTAATACTACTCCTAAGGCTTCTATGACCAAAGAAGTTTTGAAACCAAGTGTACCTATTAAAGGTGGAGATCGTGAGTGTTCCTATTGTGGCAAAAATCATACTGTTGACAAGTGCTGGAAACTCCATGGAAGACCCGAATGGGCAGATGAACTAATTGCGAAAAAGGGAGGAGCTCGAGTGTCTCTTGTCACTACTACTACTCCTGCTAATGAAGAGGAGGTCGTGCCAG GACCTTCAAACTCAGGTGGAGATGGGGCGTGGTTTTAA
- the LOC120012537 gene encoding transcription factor MYB1-like has product MDGSFGVRKGAWTVEEDNLLRRTIERYGEGRWHQVPQRAGLNRCRKSCRLRWLNYLKPNIKRGELSADEIDLIMRLHGLLGNRWSLIAGRLPGRTANHIKNYWNTNLRKKLCEEQTIPKPKVQHPNSNIIESKTTIIRPRPRTFSKKSSSSLLISKTTTADNNLNVPKSIGHNYVCGSSSGRAVEAEALVVMHEPNTNNNLLFDNDDAEKDRRSTLLNSEFPFTELCVEKSTMELGDNFMSDFSFDVDFWNLFGTDQAGPESIM; this is encoded by the exons ATGGATGGCTCATTTGGAGTAAGAAAGGGTGCATGGACTGTAGAAGAAGATAATCTCCTAAGGAGGACCATTGAAAGATATGGTGAAGGAAGATGGCATCAAGTCCCTCAAAGAGCAG GTTTGAATAGATGCAGGAAAAGCTGCAGATTGAGGTGGTTGAACTAcctgaagccaaatatcaagagAGGAGAGTTGTCGGCCGATGAGATTGATCTCATTATGAGACTTCATGGGCTTCTTGGTAACAG GTGGTCGCTAATTGCAGGGAGACTCCCCGGAAGAACAGCGAACCATATCAAGAACTACTGGAATACCAACCTGCGCAAGAAACTTTGCGAGGAGCAGACAATACCAAAACCAAAGGTGCAGCATCCTAATAGTAATATTATTGAATCGAAAACTACAATCATAAGACCTCGCCCTCGAACTTTCTCCAAAAAGTCATCGTCATCTCTCTTGATCAGCAAGACCACGACAGCTGACAACAATCTGAACGTTCCAAAAAGTATTGGACACAATTATGTATGTGGGTCATCCAGTGGTAGAGCTGTAGAGGCAGAAGCATTAGTGGTGATGCATGAACCAAACACTAATAACAACTTGTTGTTTGATAACGATGATGCCGAGAAAGACAGGAGAAGCACTTTACTAAACAGTGAGTTTCCTTTCACAGAATTATGCGTTGAAAAGTCAACGATGGAGTTGGGTGACAATTTCATGAGTGATTTCTCTTTCGATGTGGATTTCTGGAATCTTTTTGGGACTGACCAAGCTGGTCCCGAATCAATCATGTGA
- the LOC120012538 gene encoding transcription factor MYB114-like, translating to MDGSFGVRKGAWTVEEDNLLRRSIERYGEGRWHQVPQRAGLNRCRKSCRLRWLNYLKPNIKRGELSVDEIDLIMRLQRLLGNRLRYVYLLYNQKTMIVTSDGVGMHCYRGHIFYNDKQLNTKITY from the exons ATGGATGGCTCATTTGGAGTAAGAAAGGGTGCATGGACTGTAGAAGAAGATAATCTCCTAAGGAGGTCCATTGAAAGATATGGTGAAGGAAGATGGCATCAAGTCCCTCAAAGAGCAG GTTTGAATAGATGCAGGAAAAGCTGCAGATTGAGGTGGTTGAACTAcctgaagccaaatatcaagagAGGAGAGTTGTCGGTCGATGAGATTGATCTTATTATGAGACTTCAAAGGCTTCTTGGTAACAG ACTACGCTATGTTTATCTTCTATACAATCAAAAGACAATGATAGTGACCAGTGACGGAGTTGGGATGCATTGTTACCGGGGTCACAttttctataatgataaacaattaaataccaaaataacataCTAA